Proteins encoded by one window of Sus scrofa isolate TJ Tabasco breed Duroc chromosome 12, Sscrofa11.1, whole genome shotgun sequence:
- the LOC110256155 gene encoding atherin-like has translation MTLRCKERERHPHAAWRLFSPLRSPHAASHRHLESRRCRLIRRVQPPQRRTASHKLLRGRRACARRSLLASAHRPQGSPHAVTCPGPTAALLVSQRRAPASGSLCAHSPGSSRADAGPDGHLPCLPRPRLPAQAPPRVAADKADGVKHAGGQRQQHRAVRCSAPTPHATGPVAGARGRGASASELGRWEHHGYTPPWSLRPWRGAGKSHCSRGLWLLSLVLEEAPNPSPGDSFPAELTASLQEDHSTPRPRADSRSPGEEEGAGAGNGAGTAVPLRPSCQLEGTGRDEAAERSAHLDGGLGCEVSPASAATKRSGQPSPETADSPTVTTPTSPASTSLWPVDLSPRAGGTKRVLPLAGLKKALKKEDWSDFRHCRDPAGSPGQRAGLSPSFAKPAQQAAKHPGTLLSSARAPDPCAFGRLRGSDAQEPAAGTRHFAKCSPHSRLPSASPHPTPSAAFFLRYPAPASPPPARLSPGPPRLFPGPQPAVRLRLLPRDRRRHEPITAWLRPTSSALVSAPFPRLRNAPMEKASRGRGLQVA, from the exons ATGACGCTGAGATgtaaggagagggagagacaccCGCATGCAGCTTGGAGACTCTTCTCGCCCCTGCGCTCCCCCCACGCTGCCTCCCACCGGCACCTGGAGTCACGCCGATGCCGCCTTAT TCGCCGTGTGCAGCCCCCACAGCGAAGGACAGCTTCCCACAAGCTTCTCCGGGGGCGCCGGGCGTGCGCCAGACGGTCCCTTCTGGCCTCGGCACACAGACCCCAGGGCTCGCCACACGCC GTGACCTGCCCTGGGCCCACGGCTGCGCTGCTGGTGTCCCAGCGACGGGCCCCTGCGAGCGGCTCCCTGTGTGCCCACTCccctggcagcagcagggcagatgCAGGTCCGGACGGCCACCTCCCCTGCCTGCCGCGCCCCAGGCTTCCGGCCCAGGCACCCCCACGCGTTGCTGCTGACAAGGCTGACGGCGTGAAGCAT GCGGGGGGTCAGCGTCAGCAGCACCGCGCGGTCAGATGCTCGGCTCCGACCCCGCACGCGACAGGCCCCGTCGCTGGTGCGCGGGGCAGAGGGGCCTCGGCCTCAGAGCTGGGGCGCTGGGAGCACCACGGCTACACGCCACCCTGGTCGCTCCGTCCGTGGAG AGGAGCGGGGAAGAGCCACTGCTCAAGGGGACTGTGGCTTCTCTCGCTGGTTTTGGAGGAGGCGCCCAACCCAAGTCCAGGCGACAGTTTCCCAGCTGAACTGACGGCCAGCCTCCAGGAAGATCACTCGACTCCGAGGCCCCGGGCAGACTCTCGGAgcccaggggaggaggaaggcgcTGGTGCTGGTAATGGTGCCGGGACAG CTGTTCCCCTCCGGCCTAGCTGCCAGCTGGAGGGCACAGGCCGAGATGAGGCCGCAGAGCGATCAGCCCACCTGGATGGCGGTCTGGGCTGTGAGGTGTCTCCCGCCTCAGCGGCTACCAAAC GCAGCGGACAGCCCAGCCCCGAGACCGCTGACTCCCCCACAGTGACGACGCCCACGTCGccagcctccacctccctctG GCCAGTGGACCTCAGTCCCAGGGCTGGAGGGACGAAGCGTGTGCTGCCGCTGGCTGGCCTGAAAAAGGCGCTGAAGAAGGAAGACTGGTCTGACTTCCGTCAT TGCCGGGACCCCGCCGGGTCCCCCGGGCAGCGCGCCGGCCTCTCACCATCCTTCGCCAAGCCCGCGCAGCAGGCGGCCAAACACCCAGGGACCCTACTCTCCTCAGCGCGAGCCCCCGACCCCTGCGCCTTCGGCCGCCTTCGGGGCAGCGACGCCCAAGAGCCCGCCGCGGGCACTCGGCACTTTGCGAAGTGCAGCCCCCACTCGCGTTTGCCATCGGCGTCCCCCCACCCAACGCCTTCTGCTGCCTTCTTCCTGCGCtaccccgcccccgcctccccgcccccagcccggctGTCGCCGGGGCCCCCCAGGCTGTTCCCAGGGCCCCAGCCCGCGGTGCGCCTCCGCCTCCTCCCCCGCGATCGACGGCGCCACGAGCCAATTACTGCCTGGCTCCGGCCCACAAGCTCCGCCCTTGTGTCCGCCCCCTTCCCCCGTCTCCGGAACGCACCAATGGAAAAAGCgtcgcgggggcggggcctgcaggTTGCCTAG